Proteins encoded together in one Xyrauchen texanus isolate HMW12.3.18 chromosome 50, RBS_HiC_50CHRs, whole genome shotgun sequence window:
- the LOC127641032 gene encoding mitochondrial import inner membrane translocase subunit TIM44-like has product MATSMCQCYQLCVRRGYVLLSTRQCASLYNRSHVSRICAAQVRFMSGGGRKGFLGEFLDNLKQELSKNNEMSENIKKFREEAKKLEESDALKQARRKYKTIESETVKTSEILKKTLGTISDTVKEGLEEVGRSDIGKKIKEGVEEAAKTAKQSAETVSKSGEKFGKTGAFRAISQGVESVKKEIGDLGETGQYRPPTTLRKRSDFSSKPGGSETKVFEANEEAMGVVLHKDSKWYQQWKEFKDNNVVFNRFFEMKMKYDESDNSFVRASRAITDKMTDIIGGLFSKTEISEVLTEILKVDPNFDKDSFLKQCERDIIPNVLEAMIQGELDVLKDWCYEATYSQLAHPIQQAKAMGLQFHSNILDIDNIDLAMGKMMEQGPVLIITFQAQLVMVIRDMKGEVVEGDPAKVLRMMYVWALCRDQEELNPYAAWRLLDISASSTEQIL; this is encoded by the exons ATGGCGACCTCCATGTGTCAGTGTTATCAG CTGTGTGTTAGGAGAGGTTATGTGCTGTTGTCCACTCGTCAGTGTGCATCATTATACAACAGATCTCATGTCTCTAGGATATGTGCAGCACAG GTGCGGTTCATGTCTGGCGGCGGTCGGAAAGGATTCTTGGGAGAGTTTCTAGACAATCTGAAGCAGGAACTGAGCAAGAACAACGAGATGTCTGAGAACATCAAGAAGTTTCGAGAAGAGGCCAAAAAGCTGGAAGAATCAGATGCCCTGAAACAGGCCAGGAGGAAATAT AAAACCATCGAGTCAGAAACCGTTAAGACGTCTGAAATTTTAAAGAAAACTCTCGGCACAATATCAGACACCGTGAAGGAG GGTTTGGAAGAGGTGGGTCGCTCGGACAtcggaaagaaaataaaagaaggcGTGGAAGAAGCTGCCAAAACCGCCAAACAGTCGGCAGAGACTGTGTCCAAAAGTGGAGAGAAATTCGGAAAGACCGGAGCGTTCCGGGCGATCTCGCAG GGCGTAGAGAGCGTTAAGAAAGAGATCGGTGACCTTGGCGAGACCGGCCAGTATCGACCGCCCACCACGCTGAGAAAGAGAAGCGACTTCTCGTCGAAACCAGGAGGCAGTGAAACCAAAGTCTTTGAGGCCAACGA GGAGGCGATGGGTGTTGTCCTACACAAGGACTCCAAGTGGTATCAGCAATGGAAGGAATTCAAGGACAACAATGTTGTTTTTAACA GATTTTTTGAGATGAAGATGAAATATGACGAGAGTGACAACTCCTTCGTCAGAGCATCCCGCGCCATCACAGACAAGATGACCGACATCATTG GTGGGCTGTTCTCCAAAACCGAGATATCTGAGGTTCTGACCGAGATCCTGAAGGTGGATCCAAATTTCGACAAGGACTCCTTCCTCAAACAGTGTGAGAGAGACATCATTCCCAATGTCCTAGAG GCCATGATTCAAGGAGAACTGGACGTGCTCAAAGATTGGTGTTATGAGGCT ACGTACTCTCAGCTTGCTCACCCCATCCAGCAGGCCAAGGCTATGGGTCTACAGTTCCACTCCAATATTCTGGATATTGATAATATTGAT TTGGCGATGGGGAAGATGATGGAGCAAGGCCCCGTGCTCATAATCACCTTTCAAGCTCAACTGGTGATGGTCATTCGTGACATGAAGGGAGAAGTAGTGGAGGGAGATCCG GCAAAAGTTCTCCGGATGATGTACGTGTGGGCACTGTGTCGGGACCAGGAAGAGCTGAACCCGTACGCCGCCTGGAGACTATTAGACATCTCTGCTTCCAGCACTGAACAAATTCTGTGA